The following coding sequences are from one Ovis canadensis isolate MfBH-ARS-UI-01 breed Bighorn chromosome 25, ARS-UI_OviCan_v2, whole genome shotgun sequence window:
- the ANXA7 gene encoding annexin A7 isoform X2, which yields MSYPGYPPTGYPPFPGYPPTGQESSFPPPGQYPYPSGFPPMGGGAYPPAPSSGYPGAGGYPAPGGYPAPGGYPGAPQPGGAPSYPGGQGFGAPPGGAGFSGYPQPPTQSYGGGPAQVPLPGGFPGGAMPSQYPGGQPPYPSQPAAMTQGTHGTIRPAANFDAMRDAEVLRKAMKGFGTDEQAIIDVVANRSNDQRQKIKAAFKTMYGKDLIKDLKSELSGNMEELILALFMPPTYYDAWSLRNAMKGAGTQERVLIEILCTRTNQEIREIVRCYQSEFGRDLEKDIRSDTSGHFERLLVSMCQGNRDENQNVNHQLAQEDAQRLYQAGEGRLGTDESCFNMVLATRSFPQLKATMEAYSRMANRDLLSSVSREFSGNVESGLKTILQCALNRPAFFAERLYYSMKGAGTDDSTLVRIVVTRSEIDLVQIKQMFSQMYQKTLGTVIASDTSGDYRKLLLAIVGQ from the exons cCTACGGGTCAGGAGTCCTCTTTCCCGCCTCCTGGTCAGTATCCTTATCCTAGTGGTTTTCCTCCAATGGGAGGAGGTGCCTACCCACCAGCACCAAGTAGTGGCTACCCAGGAGCTGGAGGCTACCCTGCCCCTGGTGGTTATCCAGCCCCTGGAGGCTATCCCGGCGCCCCACAGCCTGGCGGAGCTCCATCCTATCCTGGAG gCCAAGGGTTTGGAGCCCCACCAGGAGGAGCAGGCTTTTCTGGTTATCCACAGCCACCTACACAGTCTTATGGGGGTGGCCCAGCACAGGTCCCACTACCTG gTGGTTTTCCTGGGGGAGCGATGCCTTCTCAGTATCCTGGAGGACAACCTCCTTACCCTAGTCAG CCTGCTGcaatgactcagggaactcacgGAACAATCCGACCCGCTGCCAATTTCGATGCCATGAGAGATGCTGAAGTTCTTCGTAAAGCGATGAAGGGTTTTG GTACAGACGAGCAGGCAATTATAGATGTTGTGGCCAATCGTTCCAATGACCAAAGGCAAAAAATTAAAGCAGCTTTTAAGACCATGTATGGCAag GATTTAATCAAAGATCTTAAATCAGAGTTAAGTGGAAATATGGAAGAACTGATCCTTGCCCTGTTCATGCCACCTACATATTATGATGCCTGGAGTTTACGGAATGCAATGAAG GGAGCAGGAACTCAGGAACGTGTGTTGATTGAAATTTTGTGCACGAGAACAAACCAGGAAATCCGAGAAATAGTCAGATGTTATCAATCAGAATTTGGACGAGACCTTGAAAAGGACATTAGGTCAGATACATCCGGGCATTTTGAACGTTTACTTGTATCCATGTGCCAG GGAAATCGTGATGAGAACCAGAATGTTAACCACCAACTGGCTCAGGAAGATGCTCAGCGTCTCTACCAGGCTGGTGAGGGGAGACTAGGGACAGATGAATCTTGCTTTAACATGGTTCTTGCCACAAGAAGCTTTCCTCAGCTGAAAGCTACCATGGAGGCCTATTCCAGG ATGGCTAATCGAGATTTGTTAAGCAGTGTCAGCCGTGAGTTTTCCGGAAATGTTGAAAGCGGTTTGAAGACCATCT TGCAGTGTGCCCTGAACCGCCCTGCCTTCTTTGCTGAGCGGCTCTACTATTCTATGAAAGGCGCTGGCACAGATGACTCCACCCTGGTCAGGATTGTGGTCACTCGAAGTGAG ATCGATCTTGTGCAGATAAAACAGATGTTCAGTCAGATGTATCAGAAGACGCTGGGCACAGTGATTGCAAGTGACACGAGTGGAGATTACCGAAAGCTTCTTCTGGCCATTGTGGGCCAGTAG
- the LOC138430159 gene encoding large ribosomal subunit protein uL15-like yields the protein MPSRLRKTRKLRGHVSHGHGRIGKHRKHPGGRGNAGGMHHHRINFDKYHPGYFGKVGMRHYHLKRNQSFCPTVNLDKLWTLVSEQTRVNAAKNKTGAAPIIDVVRSGYYKVLGKGKLPEQPVIVKAKFFSRRAEEKIKSVGGACVLVA from the coding sequence ATGCCATCCAGACTAAGGAAGACCCGGAAACTTAGGGGCCACGTGAGCCACGGCCACGGCCGCATCGGCAAACACCGGAAACACCCAGGAGGCCGAGGTAATGCTGGTGGCATGCATCATCACAGGATCAACTTCGACAAATATCACCCAGGGTACTTTGGGAAAGTTGGTATGAGGCATTACCACTTAAAGAGGAACCAGAGTTTCTGCCCGACTGTCAACCTTGATAAATTGTGGACCTTGGTTAGTGAGCAGACACGAGTAAATGCTGCCAAGAACAAGACAGGAGCTGCTCCTATTATCGATGTGGTTCGATCAGGTTACTACAAAGTTCTGGGGAAAGGAAAGCTCCCAGAGCAGCCTGTCATCGTGAAGGCCAAATTCTTCAGTAGAAGAGCTGAGGAGAAGATTAAGAGTGTAGGTGGGGCTTGTGTCCTGGTGGCTTGA
- the ANXA7 gene encoding annexin A7 isoform X1 — protein sequence MSYPGYPPTGYPPFPGYPPTGQESSFPPPGQYPYPSGFPPMGGGAYPPAPSSGYPGAGGYPAPGGYPAPGGYPGAPQPGGAPSYPGGQGFGAPPGGAGFSGYPQPPTQSYGGGPAQVPLPGGFPGGAMPSQYPGGQPPYPSQINTESFPSYPVFSPVSWDYSSEPAAMTQGTHGTIRPAANFDAMRDAEVLRKAMKGFGTDEQAIIDVVANRSNDQRQKIKAAFKTMYGKDLIKDLKSELSGNMEELILALFMPPTYYDAWSLRNAMKGAGTQERVLIEILCTRTNQEIREIVRCYQSEFGRDLEKDIRSDTSGHFERLLVSMCQGNRDENQNVNHQLAQEDAQRLYQAGEGRLGTDESCFNMVLATRSFPQLKATMEAYSRMANRDLLSSVSREFSGNVESGLKTILQCALNRPAFFAERLYYSMKGAGTDDSTLVRIVVTRSEIDLVQIKQMFSQMYQKTLGTVIASDTSGDYRKLLLAIVGQ from the exons cCTACGGGTCAGGAGTCCTCTTTCCCGCCTCCTGGTCAGTATCCTTATCCTAGTGGTTTTCCTCCAATGGGAGGAGGTGCCTACCCACCAGCACCAAGTAGTGGCTACCCAGGAGCTGGAGGCTACCCTGCCCCTGGTGGTTATCCAGCCCCTGGAGGCTATCCCGGCGCCCCACAGCCTGGCGGAGCTCCATCCTATCCTGGAG gCCAAGGGTTTGGAGCCCCACCAGGAGGAGCAGGCTTTTCTGGTTATCCACAGCCACCTACACAGTCTTATGGGGGTGGCCCAGCACAGGTCCCACTACCTG gTGGTTTTCCTGGGGGAGCGATGCCTTCTCAGTATCCTGGAGGACAACCTCCTTACCCTAGTCAG ATCAATACAGAATCCTTTCCTTCCTATCctgttttctctcctgtttcttgggATTATAGCAGTGAA CCTGCTGcaatgactcagggaactcacgGAACAATCCGACCCGCTGCCAATTTCGATGCCATGAGAGATGCTGAAGTTCTTCGTAAAGCGATGAAGGGTTTTG GTACAGACGAGCAGGCAATTATAGATGTTGTGGCCAATCGTTCCAATGACCAAAGGCAAAAAATTAAAGCAGCTTTTAAGACCATGTATGGCAag GATTTAATCAAAGATCTTAAATCAGAGTTAAGTGGAAATATGGAAGAACTGATCCTTGCCCTGTTCATGCCACCTACATATTATGATGCCTGGAGTTTACGGAATGCAATGAAG GGAGCAGGAACTCAGGAACGTGTGTTGATTGAAATTTTGTGCACGAGAACAAACCAGGAAATCCGAGAAATAGTCAGATGTTATCAATCAGAATTTGGACGAGACCTTGAAAAGGACATTAGGTCAGATACATCCGGGCATTTTGAACGTTTACTTGTATCCATGTGCCAG GGAAATCGTGATGAGAACCAGAATGTTAACCACCAACTGGCTCAGGAAGATGCTCAGCGTCTCTACCAGGCTGGTGAGGGGAGACTAGGGACAGATGAATCTTGCTTTAACATGGTTCTTGCCACAAGAAGCTTTCCTCAGCTGAAAGCTACCATGGAGGCCTATTCCAGG ATGGCTAATCGAGATTTGTTAAGCAGTGTCAGCCGTGAGTTTTCCGGAAATGTTGAAAGCGGTTTGAAGACCATCT TGCAGTGTGCCCTGAACCGCCCTGCCTTCTTTGCTGAGCGGCTCTACTATTCTATGAAAGGCGCTGGCACAGATGACTCCACCCTGGTCAGGATTGTGGTCACTCGAAGTGAG ATCGATCTTGTGCAGATAAAACAGATGTTCAGTCAGATGTATCAGAAGACGCTGGGCACAGTGATTGCAAGTGACACGAGTGGAGATTACCGAAAGCTTCTTCTGGCCATTGTGGGCCAGTAG